In Micromonospora sp. LH3U1, one genomic interval encodes:
- a CDS encoding ROK family protein — MSEAPKPRVVAGEAVAALDIGGTKTAAAIVTRHGEVVDRVTAATPGRAGATAILDTAADLVDRLRARATGTHIRALGVGSAGVVDHRTGRVLSATDVLAGWAGTDLSGRLRELLGLPVAVINDVHAHALGEARHGVAAGYETTLFIAVGTGIGASFVVGGTVLAGAHSAAGHAGHQPSPYAGQLPCTCGGQGHLEAIASGPGLTEEYVRRTGQPVDDLRAVAARAADGDATAREVVLLGGAAVGSAVGGLINMLDPGAVVVGGGVTGLGEPWWQALRDAVRRETLPSLDDVPVLASTLGSDAPLIGAASLAWEGIA; from the coding sequence ATGTCCGAGGCACCCAAGCCCCGGGTCGTCGCCGGCGAGGCGGTCGCCGCGCTCGACATCGGGGGCACCAAGACGGCCGCCGCCATCGTGACGCGCCACGGCGAGGTCGTCGACCGGGTCACCGCCGCCACCCCCGGTAGGGCCGGGGCGACCGCCATCCTCGATACCGCAGCCGATCTCGTTGATCGTCTGCGGGCGAGGGCGACGGGGACACACATCCGTGCCCTCGGAGTCGGCAGCGCCGGGGTGGTCGACCACCGAACGGGTCGGGTGCTCTCGGCCACCGACGTCCTGGCCGGTTGGGCCGGCACGGACCTGAGCGGGCGACTGCGAGAGCTGCTGGGTCTGCCCGTCGCCGTCATCAACGACGTGCACGCGCACGCCCTCGGTGAGGCGCGGCACGGCGTGGCGGCCGGCTACGAGACGACGCTCTTCATCGCGGTCGGCACCGGCATCGGTGCCTCGTTCGTCGTCGGCGGCACCGTGCTGGCCGGCGCCCACTCCGCGGCCGGCCACGCCGGCCACCAACCCTCGCCGTACGCCGGGCAGCTGCCCTGCACCTGCGGCGGGCAGGGACACCTGGAGGCGATCGCCTCCGGGCCCGGCCTCACCGAGGAGTACGTGCGGCGTACCGGCCAGCCGGTCGACGACCTGCGAGCGGTGGCCGCGCGTGCCGCGGACGGCGACGCGACGGCCCGGGAGGTGGTCCTGTTGGGCGGGGCCGCCGTCGGCTCGGCTGTCGGCGGGCTGATCAACATGCTCGACCCCGGTGCCGTCGTGGTCGGCGGCGGGGTCACCGGACTCGGCGAACCCTGGTGGCAGGCACTTCGGGACGCAGTGCGGCGGGAGACGTTGCCCAGCCTAGACGACGTGCCCGTCCTGGCCTCGACCCTCGGGTCGGACGCCCCACTGATCGGCGCCGCCTCACTCGCCTGGGAGGGCATCGCATGA
- a CDS encoding dihydrodipicolinate synthase family protein: MTTPAPRFAGVVPPVVTPLTEEGAVDVTSLERLVERMLAAGVDGIFALGSSGETVFLTDSQRDQALETVVKTVGGAVPVIAGCIEPTTRRVLDRADASTRLGVDGLVATAPFYAIVGPHEIERHFRSLASSVELPLLAYDIPVCVHTKLSPDLLSRLAAEGVLAGVKDSSGDDVAFRQLVLAIAECAPNAGFSLLTGHEVVVDAMMLAGASGCVPGLGNVDPAGYVRLHRACVNGDWDAARAEQDRLTRLFRIVDAADPATAAGATRGVGAFKTALALLGVIDSNAVSLPLRPLDADEASRVRIQLELAGLL; encoded by the coding sequence GTGACCACCCCAGCCCCGCGGTTCGCCGGAGTCGTGCCGCCGGTCGTCACCCCCCTGACCGAGGAGGGCGCGGTCGACGTCACCTCCCTCGAGCGGCTCGTCGAGCGGATGCTCGCCGCCGGCGTCGACGGCATCTTCGCCCTCGGCAGCTCCGGCGAGACCGTGTTCCTCACCGACAGCCAGCGGGACCAGGCTCTCGAGACCGTCGTGAAGACCGTCGGAGGTGCCGTACCCGTCATCGCCGGCTGCATCGAGCCGACCACGCGTCGGGTCCTCGACCGGGCCGACGCGTCGACGCGCCTGGGCGTCGACGGTCTGGTGGCCACCGCACCCTTCTACGCCATCGTCGGCCCCCACGAGATCGAGCGGCATTTTCGGTCTCTCGCCTCGTCGGTCGAGCTCCCCCTGCTCGCGTACGACATTCCCGTCTGCGTGCACACCAAGCTCTCCCCGGACCTGCTAAGCCGGTTGGCGGCGGAGGGCGTCCTCGCCGGCGTCAAGGACTCCAGCGGCGACGACGTCGCCTTCCGCCAGCTGGTGCTGGCGATCGCGGAGTGCGCGCCGAACGCCGGCTTCAGCCTGTTGACCGGGCACGAGGTGGTGGTCGACGCGATGATGCTCGCCGGCGCCTCCGGCTGCGTCCCCGGGCTGGGCAACGTGGACCCGGCCGGCTACGTGCGACTCCACCGGGCCTGCGTCAACGGCGACTGGGATGCCGCCCGCGCGGAGCAGGACCGCCTCACCCGGCTGTTCCGGATCGTCGACGCGGCCGACCCGGCGACGGCGGCAGGGGCGACCCGGGGCGTGGGCGCGTTCAAGACCGCCCTGGCCCTGCTCGGTGTCATCGACAGCAACGCGGTGTCGCTTCCCCTGCGACCGCTCGACGCCGACGAGGCGAGCCGCGTGCGTATCCAGCTGGAACTGGCGGGGCTCCTCTAG
- a CDS encoding ABC transporter substrate-binding protein: MSTTIKPSESWRFPPRRLRSLAVASTAATLALGLAACSGGPASTNAVEGGNGGKSSIETTLAFTLSSGFDPANASSAVATAVNQHIFEGLVDLDPVTREPYRSLAKEDPVASADGLSYSVAVRDGAKFSDGTPVTAEDVAWSFERVLKPADPKAPPLMQGFVSFIDSVTAKDATTAEFKLKYPFALFAERISVIKIVPKAKTGDAAASKAFDTAPIGSGPFKLDSASKESGIKLSKNPNYGGSRPAKVDTMTWNTTSEASARVSDLQGGRVQAIESVPYLNVDSLKGKYTVEAKQAFNQVFLMFNSSAAPFSDKRVRQALHYAIDTDAVIKTALNGYGTAATSYLDEGNKDYQKAATVYDHNLDKAKALLKEAGVSNLSFQLDTTDNSVVKDVAPLVIEQWKKIGVNASLNTVPSSAIYGDIVPKDTFRVLMATGDPSVFGVDTDLLMRWFYYGETWPGQRYRWNAADRKTMTELLDKAAQTSDEAARKALWKQALDMVAEEAALYPILHTKVVTAYDPAKLDGFSGAATTGLYFLGASRKG; this comes from the coding sequence GTGAGCACCACCATTAAGCCATCGGAGAGTTGGCGCTTCCCCCCGCGCCGGCTCCGCTCGCTGGCCGTCGCGTCCACCGCGGCAACCCTCGCGCTCGGACTGGCCGCGTGCAGCGGCGGCCCGGCCTCGACCAACGCCGTCGAGGGCGGTAACGGGGGGAAGAGCTCGATCGAGACCACCCTGGCGTTCACCCTCTCTAGCGGGTTCGATCCCGCGAACGCCTCGTCGGCGGTCGCGACGGCGGTCAACCAGCACATCTTCGAGGGTCTTGTCGATCTAGACCCGGTCACCCGGGAACCTTACCGTTCCCTGGCCAAGGAAGACCCGGTGGCCAGCGCCGACGGGCTCTCCTACTCGGTGGCCGTGCGTGACGGCGCGAAGTTCTCCGACGGCACCCCGGTCACCGCCGAGGACGTCGCCTGGTCCTTCGAGCGCGTGCTGAAGCCGGCAGACCCCAAGGCTCCGCCGCTGATGCAGGGGTTCGTGTCGTTCATCGACTCGGTCACCGCCAAGGACGCGACGACGGCCGAGTTCAAGCTGAAGTACCCGTTCGCGCTGTTCGCCGAGCGGATCTCCGTCATCAAGATCGTTCCGAAGGCGAAGACCGGCGACGCGGCCGCCTCGAAGGCGTTCGACACCGCACCGATCGGCTCCGGCCCGTTCAAATTGGACAGCGCGTCCAAGGAGTCGGGCATCAAGCTGAGCAAGAACCCGAACTACGGCGGGTCCCGTCCCGCCAAGGTCGACACGATGACGTGGAACACCACCTCTGAGGCGTCGGCGCGGGTGTCCGACCTGCAGGGCGGCCGGGTCCAGGCCATCGAGTCGGTGCCCTACCTGAACGTCGACTCGCTCAAGGGCAAGTACACCGTCGAGGCGAAGCAGGCCTTCAACCAGGTCTTCCTCATGTTCAACTCGTCGGCGGCGCCGTTCAGTGACAAGCGGGTGCGCCAGGCCCTGCACTACGCCATCGACACGGACGCGGTCATCAAGACCGCGCTCAACGGCTACGGCACCGCGGCGACGAGCTACCTGGACGAGGGCAACAAGGACTACCAGAAGGCCGCCACGGTCTACGACCACAACCTGGACAAGGCCAAGGCCCTGCTCAAGGAGGCCGGTGTCTCGAACCTGTCGTTCCAGCTCGACACCACCGACAACTCCGTGGTGAAGGATGTCGCCCCGCTGGTCATCGAGCAGTGGAAGAAGATCGGCGTCAACGCCAGCCTCAACACGGTGCCCTCGTCGGCGATCTACGGTGACATCGTTCCGAAGGACACCTTCCGGGTGCTCATGGCCACCGGAGACCCCAGTGTCTTCGGCGTCGACACCGACCTGCTGATGCGCTGGTTCTACTACGGCGAGACCTGGCCGGGGCAGCGTTACCGGTGGAACGCCGCGGACCGCAAGACCATGACCGAGCTGCTCGACAAGGCGGCCCAGACCTCCGACGAAGCGGCCCGCAAGGCGCTGTGGAAGCAGGCTCTGGACATGGTGGCCGAGGAGGCCGCGCTGTACCCGATCCTGCACACCAAGGTCGTCACCGCGTACGACCCCGCCAAGCTCGACGGCTTCTCGGGCGCGGCGACCACCGGCCTGTACTTCCTGGGCGCCAGCCGAAAGGGCTGA
- a CDS encoding ABC transporter permease, which translates to MLSVLSLVARRLLTLIPLVLGITLFVFVIMQFSPIDPALSVLGDQATPAQVDAFKAANGLDDPLPLRYLHFLGDLLRGDLGMTFPPSVPVADKIATALPLTIQLTALGVVGALIIALALGIPAALYRDRWPDQVIRFVSMAGIAMPSFWLALLLIQELSVRRPVFPTGGYVNPTDSVSLWLQSLAMPALALAVPVGCTLARIVRTSMVEELDKDYVRTAIGAGLPPRVVVGRNVLRNALVNPLTVLGLRIGYLIGGTVIIEAIFSLPGMGTQIMSAVQQNDTALAQGTVLTIALGFVFVNLIVDILYLFANPRLRGGH; encoded by the coding sequence ATGCTGAGCGTTCTGAGCCTGGTCGCGCGACGACTCCTGACCCTGATACCCCTGGTGCTGGGCATCACGCTGTTCGTCTTCGTGATCATGCAGTTCTCCCCGATCGACCCCGCGCTGTCCGTCCTGGGTGATCAGGCCACTCCCGCGCAGGTCGACGCGTTCAAGGCCGCCAACGGTCTGGACGACCCGCTGCCCCTGCGCTACCTGCACTTCCTGGGTGACCTGCTCCGGGGCGATCTGGGCATGACGTTCCCGCCGTCCGTCCCGGTCGCCGACAAGATCGCCACCGCGCTGCCGCTGACGATCCAGCTGACGGCCCTCGGGGTCGTCGGCGCGCTGATCATCGCGTTGGCCCTCGGCATCCCCGCGGCGCTGTACCGGGACCGCTGGCCCGACCAGGTCATCCGGTTCGTCTCGATGGCCGGGATCGCCATGCCGTCCTTCTGGCTGGCCCTCCTGCTCATCCAGGAGCTCTCGGTCCGGCGTCCGGTCTTCCCGACCGGCGGCTACGTCAACCCCACCGACTCGGTGTCTCTCTGGCTGCAGTCCCTCGCCATGCCCGCGCTGGCTCTCGCCGTGCCCGTCGGGTGCACGCTCGCCCGGATCGTGCGTACGTCGATGGTCGAAGAGCTCGACAAGGACTACGTCCGTACGGCGATCGGCGCCGGACTGCCGCCTCGGGTGGTGGTCGGACGCAACGTGCTGCGCAACGCGCTCGTCAACCCGCTCACCGTGCTGGGCCTGCGGATCGGCTACCTCATCGGCGGCACGGTCATCATCGAGGCCATCTTCTCGCTGCCCGGCATGGGCACCCAGATCATGAGCGCCGTCCAGCAGAACGACACCGCCCTCGCGCAGGGAACCGTCCTGACGATCGCCCTCGGCTTCGTGTTCGTGAACCTGATCGTCGACATTCTCTATCTCTTCGCCAACCCTCGTCTGCGCGGAGGCCACTGA
- a CDS encoding dipeptide/oligopeptide/nickel ABC transporter permease/ATP-binding protein has protein sequence MRRTLTARLSQPGMAFKRLSLTARIALSFVLLIVVVGIFAPLLLRHDPAQAGLGPALTGPNGDYWFGLDKLGRDVFSRLVAGTRRSLIVGFGAAGIALLFGAILGAVAGTSRTAVDEVVMRCLDVVMAFPAIVLSALLIISFGKNSLVVLVVAIGFVFIPSVARIVRANVLSQYREDYVAAERIIGARRLHILWRHVLRNCAAPILVFVTVLVADSIVFEASLSFIGGGLAPQEAASSWGSVIAYGKEMVQIGGWWATFFPGVLILLTVLALNVLSEGMSDAWAAPAARRATALSAGDAQEEAQPGSGEVVQLPGLPEAAQRLRERARPLPEGEPVLEVRNLSIGFEGRHRGVDIVDDLTFDVRPGEVLGLVGESGSGKSLTSLAVMGLLPQGARVRGEVSFQGTDLLKVSAKRRRALMGREIAMVYQDALSALNPSLRIGPQLAQMIRRGGTRSAKELMELVGLDPRRTLAAYPHELSGGQRQRVVIAMALSRDPRLIIADEPTTALDVTVQAQVMELLLRLRGQLGFALILVSHDLALVSDVADRVVVMYGGQIVESGVTADVVGAPAHHYARGLLGSVLSLEAGAERLTQIRGVVPSPADFPAGCRFADRCPMATEVCRETVPRLEGAPDHRYACHHPAVTVREEELAR, from the coding sequence ATGCGCCGCACACTCACCGCTCGGTTGTCGCAGCCCGGCATGGCCTTCAAACGGCTCAGCCTCACCGCCCGGATCGCGCTCAGCTTCGTCCTGCTCATCGTCGTGGTGGGCATCTTCGCGCCGCTGCTGCTGCGGCACGACCCCGCGCAGGCCGGCCTCGGCCCGGCGCTGACCGGCCCGAACGGCGACTACTGGTTCGGCCTGGACAAGCTCGGGCGCGACGTCTTCTCCCGGCTGGTGGCCGGCACCCGGCGTTCCCTGATCGTCGGTTTTGGCGCCGCCGGCATCGCCCTGCTGTTCGGCGCGATCCTCGGCGCGGTGGCGGGAACGAGCCGGACCGCGGTCGACGAGGTCGTGATGCGCTGCCTCGACGTCGTCATGGCGTTCCCCGCCATCGTGCTCTCCGCGCTGCTGATCATCTCGTTCGGCAAGAACAGCCTCGTGGTCCTCGTGGTCGCGATCGGCTTCGTCTTCATTCCTTCGGTCGCGCGCATCGTGCGCGCCAACGTGCTCTCGCAGTACCGCGAGGACTACGTCGCCGCCGAACGGATCATTGGTGCGCGGCGACTGCACATCCTCTGGCGACACGTCCTGCGCAACTGCGCCGCACCGATCCTCGTCTTCGTCACCGTCCTGGTGGCCGACTCGATCGTCTTCGAGGCGTCCCTCTCCTTCATCGGCGGCGGGCTGGCACCCCAGGAGGCCGCCTCCTCGTGGGGCTCGGTCATCGCCTACGGCAAGGAGATGGTGCAGATCGGCGGATGGTGGGCCACCTTCTTCCCCGGCGTGCTGATCCTGCTGACCGTGCTCGCCCTGAACGTGCTCTCCGAAGGAATGTCGGACGCCTGGGCCGCCCCCGCGGCACGGCGCGCCACCGCTTTGTCGGCCGGCGACGCACAGGAGGAGGCGCAGCCCGGCTCCGGTGAGGTGGTGCAGCTGCCCGGTCTGCCCGAGGCGGCGCAGCGGCTGCGCGAGCGCGCCCGTCCGCTCCCGGAGGGTGAACCCGTCCTCGAGGTCCGGAACCTGTCGATCGGGTTCGAGGGACGCCACCGGGGAGTCGACATCGTCGACGACCTGACCTTCGACGTCCGCCCCGGCGAAGTCCTCGGCCTGGTGGGGGAGTCGGGTTCGGGCAAGTCCCTGACCTCGCTCGCCGTGATGGGCCTGCTGCCGCAGGGCGCCCGGGTACGCGGGGAGGTCAGCTTCCAAGGCACGGACCTGCTGAAAGTGAGCGCCAAACGGCGTCGCGCCCTGATGGGTCGCGAGATCGCGATGGTCTACCAGGACGCCCTCTCGGCCTTGAACCCCTCGCTGCGCATCGGTCCCCAGCTCGCCCAGATGATCCGCCGTGGCGGCACCCGGTCGGCCAAGGAACTGATGGAACTGGTGGGCCTGGACCCGCGGCGCACCCTGGCCGCGTACCCCCATGAGCTCTCCGGCGGGCAGCGGCAACGCGTGGTGATCGCCATGGCGCTGTCCCGGGATCCGCGCCTCATCATCGCCGACGAGCCGACCACCGCGCTCGACGTCACGGTCCAGGCGCAGGTCATGGAGCTGCTGCTGCGGCTGCGCGGCCAGTTGGGCTTCGCGCTGATCCTGGTCAGTCACGACCTCGCGCTGGTCAGTGACGTCGCGGACCGCGTCGTGGTGATGTACGGCGGACAGATCGTCGAGAGCGGTGTCACCGCCGACGTGGTCGGGGCGCCGGCGCACCACTACGCCCGTGGCCTCCTCGGCTCCGTGCTCTCCCTGGAGGCCGGCGCGGAACGGCTCACCCAGATCCGCGGCGTGGTGCCGTCGCCGGCCGACTTCCCGGCGGGATGCCGGTTCGCCGATCGCTGCCCCATGGCCACCGAGGTCTGTCGGGAGACGGTGCCCCGCCTGGAGGGCGCCCCCGACCACCGGTACGCCTGCCACCACCCGGCCGTCACCGTCAGGGAAGAGGAGCTGGCCCGATGA
- a CDS encoding oligopeptide/dipeptide ABC transporter ATP-binding protein, with protein MSASVPRESIVELRDVHVVHRTRGGGLFGRERVYALTSADLTVRAGETIGVVGESGCGKSTMAKVLVGLQRPTSGTVSFAGKDVWSMSAAERRQHIGAGVGMIFQDPATSLNRRMPVRDILRDPLDVHRRGTRRQREERVAELMALVGLPRSVADVLPSQLSGGQRQRVSIARALALEPGLVIADEPTSALDVSVRAQILNLLLDLKDRLGLAMVFVSHDIQTVKRISDRVVTMYLGRIVEQTPAVGLPEAAQHPYTRALFSATPGLLSPLDPIPLVGPVPLATRPPSGCPFRTRCWKATDVCATEMPPIEPGGDGDSGGAHEFRCYHPVPAGSSNTELVELARAATGRTTPLHVEESA; from the coding sequence ATGAGTGCGTCAGTCCCGCGCGAGTCGATCGTCGAGCTGCGCGACGTACACGTGGTTCACCGCACCCGCGGGGGCGGCCTCTTCGGCCGCGAGCGGGTGTACGCCCTCACCAGCGCGGACCTCACCGTTCGTGCCGGCGAGACCATCGGTGTCGTCGGCGAGTCCGGCTGCGGCAAGTCCACCATGGCCAAGGTGCTGGTGGGGCTACAGCGGCCGACGAGCGGCACGGTCTCCTTCGCCGGCAAGGACGTGTGGTCGATGAGCGCGGCGGAACGCCGCCAGCACATCGGGGCCGGCGTCGGCATGATCTTCCAGGACCCCGCCACGTCGCTGAACCGGCGCATGCCGGTCCGCGACATCCTGCGCGACCCACTCGACGTGCACCGTCGCGGCACCCGCAGGCAGCGCGAGGAGCGGGTCGCGGAGCTGATGGCCCTGGTGGGACTCCCCAGGTCGGTCGCCGACGTCCTGCCGAGCCAGCTCTCCGGTGGTCAGCGTCAGCGGGTGTCCATCGCGCGTGCCCTGGCCCTGGAGCCGGGGTTGGTCATCGCCGACGAGCCCACCAGCGCCCTCGACGTGTCGGTGCGCGCGCAGATCCTCAACCTGCTCCTGGACCTCAAGGACCGCCTCGGACTGGCCATGGTCTTCGTCTCCCACGACATCCAGACGGTCAAGCGGATCAGTGACCGTGTGGTCACGATGTACCTCGGCCGGATCGTGGAGCAGACACCCGCCGTCGGGCTTCCGGAGGCCGCTCAGCACCCGTACACCCGGGCGCTGTTCTCCGCCACGCCGGGTCTGCTGTCGCCGCTGGATCCCATCCCGCTCGTCGGCCCCGTCCCGCTCGCCACCCGGCCGCCCAGTGGATGCCCGTTCCGCACCCGGTGCTGGAAGGCCACCGACGTCTGCGCCACCGAGATGCCGCCGATCGAACCGGGCGGCGACGGCGACTCCGGAGGCGCCCACGAGTTCCGGTGCTACCACCCCGTTCCCGCTGGATCCAGCAACACAGAGCTGGTCGAACTCGCCAGAGCAGCGACCGGCCGCACCACCCCCCTACATGTCGAGGAGTCAGCGTGA